Proteins encoded together in one Methanobacterium sp. window:
- a CDS encoding class III signal peptide-containing protein, whose protein sequence is MSFLKDEGGQGAAEYILLFGGVIVIAIAALLIYRAYFSSNSGLNAASDINNVRGNIPANG, encoded by the coding sequence ATGAGCTTTTTAAAAGATGAAGGTGGACAAGGAGCAGCTGAATATATCTTATTGTTTGGTGGAGTTATCGTTATAGCAATAGCTGCACTACTAATATATCGAGCATACTTCAGCAGTAACTCTGGACTAAACGCAGCAAGTGATATAAATAACGTCAGAGGAAACATACCAGCTAACGGTTAA